GTTCTTATACATCAATGAACACTCTTATAAAGTACCCTTTTTGGGgtaaaaggaaaaagtgTCTGCTACAGCCTTTCGGATCATGATGCCTTATGCCCGCCGTTAATCTCTGATGCTCTCTTCATGCCGCacttactttttttctttttcaaaatgacGAAAAGTTGAAATATGAAGTCTGATGAAAGAACTGCTACAAATAGAATTATTCTGCGAAAGTATCGTAACAGATAACACGTGTGAATACATGTCAGACTTAGAATCATTAGGAGAGGCTGCAGGTTTGTTTGAGGAACCCGAAGgttttcttcctcctcctccAAAGCCACATTTTGCCGAATATGAAAGGTCACATATTACCAAAGAGTCCAAATCGAATGTCAAAGACATAAAACTTCGTCTCGTTGGGACGTCCCCACTTTGGGGTCATCTCTTGTGGAATGCAGGAATTTATACAGCAAATCATTTGGATTCTCATCCAGAATTAATAAAGGGAAAAGCTGTTTTGGAATTAGGTGCAGCAGCAGCTTTGCCCTCTGTCATTTGTGCTTTGAATGGCGCTCAAATGGTTGTTTCAACTGATTATCCAGATCCTGATTTAATGGAAAACATCGAGTATAATATTAAATCCAACGTTCCTGAAGAATTTGGTAATGTCAGTACAGAGAATTATATTTGGGGTAATGATTATTCTCCGTTGTTAGCTCATATCGAAAAAGTAAAGAGTAACATAGGAAAGTTCGATTTGATCATCTTAAGTGATTTGGTCTTTAATCATACAGAGCATCATAAGTTACTCCAAACGACGAAGGATTTATTGGCTGAGAACGGTAAGGCATTAGTTGTGTTTTCACCACATAGGccaaaattgttgaaaaaggatttagaatttttccagTTAGCTAACGATGAGTTCCATTTGGTTCCTCAGTTAATCGAAATGGTTAATTGGAAACCGAtgtttgatgaagatgaagaaacaaTCGAAATCAGATCTCGTGTTTATGCATATTATCTGACACATGATAATCAGTAAGTGGGCAAAACTCGCCTTCTTAACCGGTgtcttttctatttgaaACGAGTGTCCCTTGATATATGTAACATTTGAATAAAACAATTCATCATGGAGTACAATTTCCTCATAGCATACatagaatagaaaaaatttaagtATTTCGTGATAGATAAAAATGTAGTTGATTataaaaattgaagaacaCAAAGTTTTACACCTGCCTCTGTGCAGGACACTTTGACGAAATAGAAGAGAAGTGAAGAATGAGGTGgggaaataaaaataataacagaaaaaaaatgtttgatTCTTATCTCtaaaagtttaaaaaaaattgcttTCCAGATAAGAGAAATTACATTGAGTATAGACCGAATTGTCAGAATCATAAGCATAACACGTAGTTCCTGGAGCACATTCCATATAAACCCAAGCGCTATGATC
The nucleotide sequence above comes from Saccharomyces mikatae IFO 1815 strain IFO1815 genome assembly, chromosome: 12. Encoded proteins:
- the NNT1 gene encoding S-adenosylmethionine-dependent methyltransferase (similar to Saccharomyces cerevisiae NNT1 (YLR285W); ancestral locus Anc_6.79), yielding MSDLESLGEAAGLFEEPEGFLPPPPKPHFAEYERSHITKESKSNVKDIKLRLVGTSPLWGHLLWNAGIYTANHLDSHPELIKGKAVLELGAAAALPSVICALNGAQMVVSTDYPDPDLMENIEYNIKSNVPEEFGNVSTENYIWGNDYSPLLAHIEKVKSNIGKFDLIILSDLVFNHTEHHKLLQTTKDLLAENGKALVVFSPHRPKLLKKDLEFFQLANDEFHLVPQLIEMVNWKPMFDEDEETIEIRSRVYAYYLTHDNQ